The nucleotide window ATGGGCGACGCCGAGGCGTGGGTGGAGACGGAGCTGGACATCGACCTCGCGGTCGACCCGGACGACACGGACTACCTGGACGTGCGCCCCACCCGACGGCTCCAGGCCGTGTTCGACGCGATGGAGGAGCTGGGCTTCTCGCTGCGGACGGCCGACTGCGAGGCGGACCCGTACGGCCGGTACACGGAGGGAGCCAGCTTCTTCCAGGAGTTCGAGTTCCGCGCGACCGGAGGTCAGTTCCGCGGCGCCGTCGACGAGGTGGAGCTCGTCGCCAGTCCCGGGCCGGACGCGCTGGACCTGTTCGTCGAGGTGGACCGCCGTGGCGGGATGTTGAGCGAGCTCGCAGAGACGGACGAACGACTCGCTCGGACGAGCGTGGCGTCGACGGAGACGGCCGCCGTCCGAGAGGAGCTGGCGACGCTGATCGAGCAGTACAGCTGAGCCACCGAAACCGACACGTTCCCGCAGCCCCTGGATGTCGTCGTGGCCACACAGTACACAGTCGCGTTCGCGGAGCCGAACGAACTGACCGACGACGGCGAGACGACCGTCGTCGTCGACGACTACGACGACTTCGGCAGCTCCTACAGCTTCCACGTCGACGGCACCACCCGTTCGTTCGGGAAACAGCTCGTCGAGTCCGTCGAACCGGTGGCGGGGACGGAGTCCGACGAGACGGCGGAGTAATTGCGTACGGAGGAAACGCCTTTAGCCTGGCGCTCGTATCGGGTTCGTGTCCAACATCCGTCGGTTCGTTGTCAAGAACGCCGGACGGGCCGCCGTTCTCGCGGTCGCGGTCGCGGCGCTGTCGGTGCCGGCGCTCGCACACGTCGACTACGTCACCCAGGGCTCTGGAGGGTACGTCAACCCTATCGCCTTCCTGTTGGAGGTGTTGTCACGGCCGGCCAACGCCACGTTGTTGTTCCTGGGCGGCGGGGGCGCGGCGGTCGCGGCCGGCGGCTACGCCCGGTTCCGGCCGTTCCAGACGGACCTGACGGTCGCGCGTCGGACGCTCCAGTCGTACCGGCCGTACCTCCCGTGGATGTTCCGGCTGAGCGTCGGACTGCCGCTCGTCGGCGCGGGGTTCGCGGGCTACCTGTTCACGCCGGCGGTGCCCACCTCGCTGCGGTTGTTCCAGGTCGCGCTCGGCTTCCTCCTGTTGTTCGGGCTGGCGACGCGGTGGGTCGCCGTCGTCGGCTTGGGGGCGTACTTGTGGGTGTTGGCGACCGGCTGGCCGGAGCCGTTGCTGGCGCTCGAGTACGTCGGGGGCTTCCTCGGCATCCTGTTTCTGGGTAGCGGTCAGCCGAGCGCCGACGGACTGCTCCGTCGGCTCCGGGTGACCGACGGGACGCTACTCCACCGGTTCGGCGTCGGCGGCGACCCGTTGGACCGGCTCGTCGGTCGACTGGACGCC belongs to Halobaculum sp. MBLA0143 and includes:
- a CDS encoding sporulation protein, with the protein product MKKVIASVGIGNASVDTVLPSETVVPGETVTADVQIAGGDVQQEVGSVRIEIETRYLTEEGYREVDLDRFVVAEDLVIEPDEETVRETTFQVPYHTPVTMGDAEAWVETELDIDLAVDPDDTDYLDVRPTRRLQAVFDAMEELGFSLRTADCEADPYGRYTEGASFFQEFEFRATGGQFRGAVDEVELVASPGPDALDLFVEVDRRGGMLSELAETDERLARTSVASTETAAVREELATLIEQYS
- a CDS encoding DoxX family protein, encoding MRRFVVKNAGRAAVLAVAVAALSVPALAHVDYVTQGSGGYVNPIAFLLEVLSRPANATLLFLGGGGAAVAAGGYARFRPFQTDLTVARRTLQSYRPYLPWMFRLSVGLPLVGAGFAGYLFTPAVPTSLRLFQVALGFLLLFGLATRWVAVVGLGAYLWVLATGWPEPLLALEYVGGFLGILFLGSGQPSADGLLRRLRVTDGTLLHRFGVGGDPLDRLVGRLDAPAATGLVLRVAVGAQFVYLGVVQKLMQPGDALQVVSKYDLTAVVPVAPELWVAGAGLTETAVGLLLLTGTFTRASGAVAFLLFTTTLFGLPDDPVLAHVSLFGLTSALLVTGGGPFSVDGWLFGDD